A genomic window from Streptococcus sanguinis includes:
- a CDS encoding transcriptional repressor has product MKQEHQHDFDQVIGHLRAKGVRITETRKAVIDYIIQSHDHPSAEMIYQDLKPNFPNMSLATVYNNLKVLIDEGFVAELKVRNDTTTYFDFMGHQHLNVICEKCGRIADMELELPDVKHEAEVQTGYHITQSQTTVYGLCPQCQQEAV; this is encoded by the coding sequence ATGAAACAAGAACATCAGCATGACTTTGACCAAGTAATTGGCCATTTGCGCGCCAAGGGCGTGCGTATTACAGAAACACGGAAAGCGGTAATTGACTATATTATCCAAAGTCACGACCATCCTAGCGCTGAAATGATATATCAGGACTTGAAGCCCAATTTTCCTAATATGAGTCTGGCAACAGTCTATAATAATCTCAAGGTTCTGATTGATGAGGGTTTTGTCGCTGAGCTCAAGGTTCGCAATGATACGACGACCTACTTTGACTTTATGGGTCATCAGCATCTCAATGTCATCTGTGAAAAATGCGGCCGTATTGCTGATATGGAGCTGGAACTTCCTGATGTGAAGCATGAGGCTGAAGTGCAGACTGGCTACCACATCACCCAAAGCCAGACGACTGTCTATGGCCTATGCCCCCAATGCCAGCAAGAGGCGGTGTGA
- a CDS encoding phosphoglycerate mutase, with amino-acid sequence MVKLVFARHGESEWNKANLFTGWADVDLSEKGTQQAIDAGKLIKEAGIEFDQAYTSVLKRAIKTTNLALEAADQLWVPVEKSWRLNERHYGGLTGKNKAEAAEQFGDEQVHIWRRSYDVLPPNMDRNDEHSAHTDRRYASLDDSVIPDAENLKVTLERALPFWEDKIAPALKDGKNVFVGAHGNSIRALVKHIKQLSDDEIMDVEIPNFPPLVFEFDEKLNVVKEYYLGK; translated from the coding sequence ATGGTAAAATTAGTTTTTGCTCGCCACGGTGAGTCTGAATGGAACAAAGCTAACCTTTTCACTGGTTGGGCTGATGTTGACTTGTCTGAAAAAGGTACACAGCAAGCAATTGACGCTGGTAAACTGATTAAAGAAGCTGGTATCGAGTTTGACCAAGCTTACACTTCAGTTTTGAAGCGCGCGATTAAGACAACTAACCTTGCTTTGGAAGCGGCTGACCAGCTTTGGGTACCAGTTGAAAAATCATGGCGTTTGAACGAGCGTCACTATGGCGGCCTGACTGGTAAAAACAAGGCAGAAGCAGCTGAGCAATTTGGTGATGAGCAAGTGCATATCTGGCGTCGTTCATACGATGTATTGCCTCCAAACATGGATCGCAATGATGAGCACTCAGCACACACTGACCGTCGTTATGCTTCACTTGACGACTCAGTTATTCCAGATGCTGAAAACTTGAAAGTTACGCTTGAGCGTGCCCTTCCATTCTGGGAAGACAAGATTGCTCCAGCTTTGAAAGATGGCAAGAATGTCTTTGTAGGTGCACATGGTAACTCTATTCGTGCCCTTGTGAAGCACATCAAACAATTGTCTGACGATGAAATCATGGATGTGGAAATTCCAAACTTCCCACCATTGGTATTCGAATTTGACGAAAAATTGAATGTAGTAAAAGAATACTACCTTGGAAAATAA
- a CDS encoding serine/threonine protein phosphatase yields the protein MTEYFAIGDVHGKAGMLDELLQHWDGRSQLVFLGDLIDRGEDSRAVLERVKDLVDQEGAVCLSGNHEYMFLTWLDNPEKSYDHYRRNGGDTTINSLLGRPLSAPVDGVADAERVKTEAADLVDFIRQMPFLLETERYIFVHAGLDLELKDWRETSDYQKVWIRAPFHEGSNQTGKTIVFGHTPTFYLLHKAPGTDQLWMTEDGKIGMDGGAVYGGVLHGVLFGHDGIIIDRYAIKNAGLVAED from the coding sequence ATGACAGAATATTTTGCAATCGGTGATGTCCATGGCAAGGCTGGTATGCTAGATGAGCTGCTCCAGCACTGGGATGGTCGCAGTCAACTAGTCTTTCTAGGCGACTTGATAGATCGTGGTGAGGACAGCCGAGCAGTTTTGGAGCGGGTCAAGGACCTAGTGGACCAAGAAGGAGCTGTTTGTCTGTCTGGCAATCATGAGTATATGTTTCTGACCTGGCTGGACAATCCTGAAAAGTCTTATGACCACTACCGACGTAATGGCGGAGATACGACGATCAATTCGCTTTTAGGCCGACCTCTCAGTGCTCCTGTAGATGGAGTAGCAGACGCGGAACGTGTCAAGACGGAGGCGGCCGATTTAGTAGATTTTATTCGTCAGATGCCTTTCCTATTGGAGACAGAGCGGTACATTTTTGTCCATGCTGGCCTAGATTTGGAGTTGAAAGACTGGCGAGAGACCAGTGATTATCAAAAAGTTTGGATTCGCGCGCCTTTTCACGAAGGCAGCAATCAGACTGGCAAAACGATTGTCTTTGGCCATACACCAACATTTTACCTCTTGCATAAGGCACCGGGAACTGATCAGCTATGGATGACTGAGGATGGCAAGATTGGCATGGATGGCGGAGCTGTTTATGGCGGAGTCCTCCACGGAGTTCTCTTTGGTCATGATGGCATCATCATAGATCGGTATGCCATAAAAAATGCTGGTTTGGTAGCTGAAGACTGA
- a CDS encoding Cna B-type domain-containing protein, translating to MKWKLHRGSLRPVNPFGSKFRLLMGLFVVLFSIFLLPIQTLSALEEIKNATDISTLDIHKFNLNINNVSVLSKSSAVDQFHLSNPHYEYLSGGAYAKEMENFTLKVDKSKKQDQVFDNPLSLKFTNVGTVHGKQVDAYLNFNKVTLHYLNTAQAESEMNSAQKQTVEFFSISELWENNAFEIGNVPYVDAAHDYIMNKAFWLDADVTAELRYADGSETDLKLVMKPTDIDAIDANNLKETFYVKDYQNDVNLRLMNNANVLRQEDQGERTAWVATQITSGSYSENNISGLALRSNSNKMNFGYSSTEVCSAVFGLYIEKVDPKPVLEVDPVKIPAKEGQEVTYKGTFKIPVPGKDILATPTTIEMTETFDERLDYKELKVEAGGNVLQEGRDYTIEKKGQTVTVKMTPEYVKANSSQDIVITYKTATNQKVAEKGAATVENTVTLKVDNLSAPSNQVTTDLLYEKKHEFVSGTAGKELPQEIKDLIPETEKNLENGTKVTPTQPVKTEVKTTDGTWTFKSYDKNEETINGSDVKFVGTWDFTPNPTYKATHEFVSGTAGKELPQAVKDLLPSDKPNLADGTKATSTQPAKTEVQTADGTWTFKSYDKTEETINGADVKFVGTWDFTPNPTYKATHEFISGTAGKELPQEVKDLLPSDKPDLADGTKATPTQPVKTEVKTADGTWTFKSYDKNEETINGADAHFVGTWDFTPAPTYKATHEFVSSTAGKDLPQAVKDLLPSDKSDLADGTKATPTQPAKTEVKTADGTWTFKSYDKNEETINGADAKFVGTWNFVATPTPAPTYKATHEFVSGTAGKELPQEVKSLLPSDKSDLADGTKATPTQPVKTEVETSDGSWSFQSYDKNEATINGADATFVGTWTFVAKPSPVPTYKSTHEFVSGTAGKELPQEVKDLLPTDKSDLVDGTKATPTQPAKTEVKTADGTWTFKSYDKTEETINGADAKFVGTWNFVATPTPAPTYKATHEFVSGTAGKELPQEVKSLLPNDKSDLADGTKTTPTQPVKTEVETSDGSWSFQSYDKNEATINGADAKFVGTWTFVAKPSPAPTYKAVHEFISGTAGKELPQEVKSLLPSDKSDLADGTKATPTQPVKTEVETSDGSWSFQSYDKNEATINGADAKFVGTWTFVAKPSPAPTYKTTHEFVSGTVGKELPQEVKSLLPSDQANLLDGTKATSTQPAKTEVQTADGTWTFKSYDKTEETINGADAKFVGTWTFAADSTTLTGTVIWIDNDNGAGRRPQSVLVHLLADGQDTGISVTVDEAMGWKYSFENLPRFKDGKEIVYSVREDEVEGYSNQAEGMNVTNRLLVDAQVKEIGKKRILPKTGQDASIWMLILGFLTLGGAVSLTKRQRD from the coding sequence ATGAAATGGAAACTACATCGGGGCTCACTGCGCCCTGTTAATCCTTTTGGCAGCAAATTTCGCTTGCTGATGGGATTATTTGTTGTGCTTTTTTCAATCTTTTTGCTCCCCATTCAGACATTGTCTGCCTTGGAGGAGATTAAGAATGCAACGGATATTTCTACTCTGGATATCCATAAGTTCAATTTGAATATCAATAATGTCAGTGTCTTATCTAAGTCATCGGCTGTTGATCAATTTCATTTGTCCAATCCGCATTATGAATATCTGAGTGGCGGAGCTTATGCTAAAGAGATGGAGAATTTCACTCTCAAAGTGGATAAGAGCAAGAAGCAGGATCAAGTATTTGATAATCCTCTGTCTTTAAAATTTACCAATGTTGGAACTGTTCACGGTAAGCAAGTGGATGCTTATCTGAATTTCAATAAGGTAACCTTACACTACCTCAATACTGCTCAGGCAGAGTCAGAGATGAATAGTGCTCAAAAGCAAACGGTAGAATTTTTCTCTATTTCGGAATTATGGGAAAATAATGCTTTTGAAATTGGGAATGTTCCCTATGTAGATGCAGCTCATGACTACATTATGAATAAGGCTTTTTGGCTTGATGCGGATGTAACAGCAGAGTTGCGTTATGCAGATGGTTCCGAGACAGATTTGAAGTTGGTTATGAAGCCAACAGACATCGATGCAATTGATGCCAACAACTTGAAGGAAACCTTCTATGTTAAAGATTATCAAAATGATGTTAATCTTCGTTTGATGAATAATGCCAATGTCTTAAGACAGGAAGACCAAGGAGAACGAACTGCTTGGGTAGCAACTCAGATTACAAGCGGTAGCTATTCTGAGAACAATATTTCTGGTTTAGCGCTTCGGTCAAATAGTAATAAGATGAATTTTGGTTATTCATCAACAGAGGTTTGCTCGGCAGTCTTTGGTCTTTATATTGAAAAAGTTGATCCCAAGCCAGTCTTAGAAGTGGATCCAGTTAAGATTCCAGCTAAGGAAGGTCAAGAGGTGACTTATAAGGGAACCTTCAAGATTCCAGTTCCTGGTAAGGATATTTTGGCTACCCCGACTACTATTGAGATGACTGAAACCTTTGATGAGCGACTGGATTACAAGGAGCTCAAGGTTGAGGCTGGCGGCAATGTCTTGCAGGAAGGTCGTGATTACACGATTGAAAAGAAAGGCCAGACCGTTACGGTCAAGATGACACCGGAGTATGTAAAAGCAAATTCTTCTCAAGATATAGTCATTACCTACAAGACTGCAACCAATCAAAAGGTAGCAGAAAAGGGTGCTGCAACGGTTGAAAATACAGTGACCTTGAAAGTAGATAATCTTTCAGCACCATCTAATCAAGTTACTACTGACTTGCTCTATGAAAAGAAACACGAATTTGTCAGTGGCACTGCTGGTAAGGAACTCCCGCAGGAAATCAAAGACCTAATACCAGAAACAGAAAAGAATCTGGAGAATGGTACAAAGGTAACTCCAACACAGCCGGTGAAGACAGAAGTGAAAACGACCGACGGTACCTGGACCTTTAAGTCATACGATAAGAACGAAGAGACGATCAATGGATCAGATGTGAAGTTTGTCGGCACTTGGGACTTCACCCCAAATCCAACTTATAAGGCTACTCACGAGTTCGTTAGTGGAACAGCAGGTAAAGAACTGCCACAAGCAGTGAAAGATTTACTTCCATCCGACAAGCCTAATTTAGCTGATGGTACCAAAGCCACTTCAACACAGCCAGCGAAGACGGAAGTGCAGACCGCAGACGGTACTTGGACTTTTAAATCTTATGACAAGACAGAAGAGACGATCAACGGAGCAGATGTGAAGTTTGTCGGCACTTGGGACTTCACCCCAAATCCAACTTACAAGGCTACTCACGAGTTCATTAGCGGTACAGCAGGTAAGGAACTTCCACAAGAAGTGAAGGATTTACTTCCATCCGACAAGCCTGACTTGGCAGACGGTACGAAAGCCACTCCAACGCAACCAGTCAAGACGGAAGTGAAGACCGCGGATGGCACTTGGACCTTTAAGTCTTACGACAAGAACGAAGAGACCATTAACGGAGCGGATGCGCACTTTGTCGGCACATGGGATTTTACCCCAGCGCCAACTTATAAAGCGACACATGAATTTGTCAGCAGCACAGCTGGTAAAGACCTTCCACAAGCAGTGAAGGATTTACTCCCAAGCGACAAGTCTGACTTGGCAGACGGTACGAAAGCTACTCCAACGCAGCCAGCGAAGACAGAAGTGAAGACCGCGGATGGCACTTGGACCTTTAAGTCTTACGACAAGAACGAAGAGACCATTAACGGAGCGGATGCAAAATTTGTCGGTACTTGGAATTTTGTAGCAACACCTACCCCAGCACCAACTTATAAAGCGACACATGAGTTCGTCAGTGGTACAGCAGGTAAAGAACTACCACAAGAAGTGAAATCCTTGCTTCCAAGCGATAAATCTGATTTAGCCGACGGTACGAAAGCCACTCCAACGCAACCAGTGAAGACAGAAGTTGAAACATCTGATGGCAGCTGGAGTTTCCAATCATATGACAAGAACGAAGCAACCATTAATGGTGCAGACGCTACATTTGTTGGAACTTGGACGTTTGTGGCGAAGCCTAGTCCAGTACCAACTTACAAATCTACACATGAATTTGTCAGCGGTACAGCAGGTAAGGAACTGCCACAAGAAGTGAAAGATTTGCTTCCAACTGATAAATCTGATTTAGTCGACGGTACGAAAGCCACTCCAACGCAGCCAGCGAAGACAGAAGTGAAGACCGCTGATGGCACTTGGACCTTTAAGTCTTACGACAAGACGGAAGAGACCATTAACGGAGCGGATGCAAAATTTGTCGGTACTTGGAATTTTGTAGCAACACCTACCCCAGCACCAACATATAAAGCAACGCATGAATTTGTCAGTGGCACCGCTGGTAAAGAACTGCCACAAGAAGTGAAATCTTTGCTTCCAAACGATAAATCTGATTTAGCCGACGGTACGAAAACCACTCCAACGCAACCAGTTAAGACAGAAGTTGAAACATCTGATGGCAGCTGGAGCTTCCAGTCATATGACAAGAACGAAGCAACCATTAATGGTGCAGACGCTAAATTTGTTGGCACTTGGACATTTGTGGCGAAGCCTAGCCCAGCACCAACTTACAAGGCTGTGCATGAGTTCATTAGCGGTACAGCAGGTAAAGAACTGCCACAAGAAGTGAAATCCTTGCTTCCAAGCGATAAATCTGATTTGGCCGACGGTACGAAAGCCACTCCAACGCAACCAGTGAAGACAGAAGTTGAAACATCTGATGGCAGCTGGAGCTTTCAGTCATATGATAAGAACGAAGCAACGATCAACGGAGCAGACGCAAAATTTGTCGGTACATGGACGTTTGTGGCAAAACCTAGTCCGGCACCAACCTACAAAACTACACATGAATTTGTCAGTGGAACTGTTGGTAAGGAATTGCCCCAAGAAGTGAAATCCTTGCTTCCAAGCGACCAAGCAAACTTGTTAGATGGCACTAAAGCCACTTCAACACAGCCAGCGAAGACGGAAGTGCAGACCGCAGACGGTACTTGGACCTTTAAGTCTTACGACAAGACGGAAGAGACCATTAACGGAGCGGATGCAAAATTTGTTGGCACTTGGACTTTTGCAGCTGACTCAACGACGCTTACTGGCACTGTGATCTGGATTGACAATGATAACGGTGCAGGTCGCCGACCACAGAGTGTCCTTGTTCATTTACTTGCAGATGGACAGGATACAGGCATCAGCGTAACTGTTGATGAGGCGATGGGCTGGAAATATAGCTTTGAAAACCTGCCTCGCTTCAAGGATGGAAAAGAAATCGTCTATAGTGTCCGCGAGGACGAAGTGGAAGGCTACAGCAATCAAGCTGAAGGTATGAATGTAACCAATCGCTTGCTTGTAGATGCTCAAGTTAAAGAGATTGGCAAGAAACGAATTCTGCCTAAGACCGGCCAAGATGCATCTATCTGGATGCTGATTCTTGGATTCTTGACTCTTGGAGGAGCAGTTAGCTTGACCAAACGTCAGCGTGACTAA
- a CDS encoding HU family DNA-binding protein, translating into MANKQDLIAKVAEATELTKKDSAAAVDAVFAAVTEYLSKGEKVQLIGFGNFEVRERAARKGRNPQTGKEIKIAASKVPAFKAGKALKDAVK; encoded by the coding sequence ATGGCTAACAAACAAGATTTGATCGCAAAAGTAGCAGAAGCTACAGAATTGACTAAAAAAGATTCAGCAGCAGCAGTTGATGCTGTATTCGCAGCTGTAACTGAGTACCTTTCAAAAGGTGAAAAAGTTCAACTTATCGGTTTTGGTAACTTTGAAGTTCGTGAGCGTGCAGCACGTAAAGGTCGCAACCCACAAACTGGTAAAGAAATCAAAATCGCGGCTTCTAAAGTACCAGCTTTCAAAGCAGGTAAAGCACTTAAAGACGCTGTAAAATAA
- a CDS encoding DegV family protein, with amino-acid sequence MTKIKIVTDSSVTIEPEVAKELDITIVPLSVMVDGVVYSDADLEEGEFLRLMQSSRNLPKTSQPPVGVFADVFEQLAEDGAQIISIHMSHALSGTVEAARQGATLANADVTVVDSSFTDQAMKFQVTEAAKLAKEGASVEEILAKIEEVKEKTELYIGLSTLENLVKGGRIGRVSGLISSLLNIRVIMQMKDHQLEPIVKGRGAKTFKKWLDDLTASLQNKQVAEIGISYAGGPELAQEMKESLQPYVKKPISMLETGSIIQTHTGENAWAVLIRYE; translated from the coding sequence ATGACAAAAATAAAAATCGTAACAGACTCATCTGTAACCATTGAACCAGAGGTTGCTAAGGAATTAGACATTACAATTGTGCCTCTCTCTGTTATGGTGGACGGGGTGGTCTATTCGGATGCAGACCTAGAGGAAGGTGAGTTTCTTCGTCTCATGCAGTCTAGTCGCAATCTGCCTAAAACCAGCCAGCCGCCTGTCGGAGTCTTTGCTGATGTTTTTGAGCAATTGGCTGAGGATGGAGCGCAGATTATCTCCATTCACATGTCTCACGCCTTGTCAGGGACTGTCGAAGCAGCTCGTCAGGGAGCGACTTTGGCTAATGCTGATGTGACGGTTGTTGACAGCTCTTTTACTGATCAGGCTATGAAATTCCAAGTCACTGAAGCGGCTAAACTGGCCAAGGAAGGAGCTAGCGTGGAGGAAATTCTAGCCAAAATAGAGGAAGTGAAAGAAAAGACAGAGCTCTATATCGGTCTCTCTACCTTAGAAAATCTGGTTAAAGGAGGCCGTATTGGCCGAGTTTCCGGTCTGATTAGCTCCTTGCTTAATATCCGGGTTATCATGCAAATGAAGGACCATCAGCTGGAGCCCATTGTCAAGGGTAGGGGCGCTAAGACCTTTAAAAAATGGTTGGATGATTTGACAGCAAGTCTGCAAAATAAGCAAGTGGCTGAGATTGGAATTTCCTATGCTGGCGGTCCAGAATTGGCCCAGGAAATGAAGGAAAGTTTACAGCCGTATGTCAAGAAACCTATTTCAATGCTGGAAACAGGGTCCATTATTCAGACACATACAGGGGAAAATGCTTGGGCTGTGTTGATTCGTTACGAATAA
- a CDS encoding penicillin-binding protein 2 codes for MREKMARKKRKFDSHSITRRLYLLFGIVMFLFLALIARLGYMQVVNQDFYTDKLAKASKTKITTSSVRGQIYDATGKPLVENTTKQVVTYTRDNRLTAGEIRATAQKLLTYVSVSDTEVTDRQKVDYYLADSAVYQEVVEKLPKDKKFDTDGNRLPESKIYKAAAESIDPKQLGYTDEEKKAIVLFSQMNAISNFATGTIQTDPLTTEQVAVLASSSKELPGISVSTGWDRKVLDTSLASIVGNISTEKTGLPAEEVDDYLKKGYSLNDRVGTSYLEKQYESVLQGKRAEKEIHLDKNGNMESVENISDGSKGDNLKLTVDLNFQQGVEDILKNAFNAELASGNATYSEGVYAVAMDPNTGAVLAMAGIRHDLETGESSVDALGTMTNVFVPGSVVKAATLTSGWENNAISGNQVLTDQPISFGGTDSITSWFTQYGSRAITAQEALEYSSNTYMVQVALKMMGTPYSADMKLNFDELDPSMKKLRSTFAEYGLGTSTGIDLPNESTGYLPDKFTFANYLTNSFGQFDNYTTLQLAQYASTVANNGKRVAPHIVEGIYGNSDQGGLGDLVQKIDTKELNQVNISDEDMSIIKQGFYQVVHGSSGFTTGRTISQGESVPISAKTGTAETFVDKGKKEAINTNVVSYAPSEKPQIAVAVVFPHNTDLSSTVSHSITRDIINLYNQQHPMN; via the coding sequence ATGAGAGAGAAGATGGCAAGGAAGAAGAGAAAATTTGACAGTCATTCCATCACCAGAAGGCTTTATCTGCTATTTGGAATCGTGATGTTTTTGTTTTTAGCCTTGATTGCCCGTCTGGGCTATATGCAGGTGGTCAATCAGGACTTTTATACGGATAAGTTGGCCAAGGCCAGCAAGACCAAGATTACCACTAGCTCAGTGCGTGGGCAGATTTATGATGCTACCGGCAAGCCCTTGGTGGAAAATACGACCAAGCAGGTGGTGACCTATACACGGGATAACCGGCTGACAGCTGGAGAGATTCGAGCGACAGCTCAAAAGCTCCTGACCTATGTCAGTGTCAGCGATACAGAGGTGACAGATCGCCAAAAGGTGGATTATTATTTGGCGGACAGCGCAGTCTATCAGGAAGTAGTGGAAAAGCTGCCCAAGGACAAGAAATTTGATACAGACGGCAACCGCTTGCCTGAGTCCAAAATCTATAAGGCGGCAGCTGAAAGCATTGACCCTAAACAGCTGGGCTATACGGATGAGGAAAAGAAGGCCATCGTTCTCTTTAGCCAGATGAATGCAATTTCCAACTTTGCGACGGGGACCATCCAGACAGATCCGCTGACAACAGAGCAGGTGGCTGTATTGGCTTCCAGCAGCAAGGAGCTGCCGGGTATCAGTGTCTCAACGGGCTGGGACCGCAAGGTCTTGGATACCTCACTGGCCTCTATCGTTGGAAATATCTCGACAGAAAAGACTGGACTTCCGGCTGAGGAAGTGGATGATTACTTGAAAAAAGGCTACTCCCTCAATGACCGAGTGGGGACCTCCTATTTGGAAAAGCAGTATGAGTCAGTCCTGCAAGGCAAGCGAGCTGAGAAGGAGATCCATCTGGACAAAAATGGTAATATGGAGAGCGTGGAAAATATCTCTGACGGCAGCAAGGGAGACAATCTCAAGCTGACGGTGGACTTGAACTTCCAGCAGGGAGTGGAGGACATTCTCAAAAATGCCTTTAATGCAGAGTTGGCTAGTGGCAATGCGACTTACTCTGAGGGGGTCTATGCCGTAGCTATGGATCCCAATACCGGTGCTGTTTTAGCCATGGCAGGCATCCGGCACGACCTGGAAACAGGAGAAAGCTCGGTCGATGCTCTGGGGACCATGACCAATGTCTTTGTTCCGGGATCTGTGGTCAAGGCTGCAACATTGACCTCAGGCTGGGAGAATAATGCTATTAGCGGCAACCAAGTCCTGACAGACCAGCCCATTAGCTTTGGCGGTACGGACAGCATCACGTCTTGGTTTACCCAGTATGGTTCGCGTGCCATCACAGCTCAAGAGGCTTTGGAATACTCTTCCAATACCTATATGGTGCAGGTAGCGCTGAAGATGATGGGGACGCCTTACTCAGCGGATATGAAGCTGAATTTTGATGAGCTGGATCCGTCCATGAAAAAGCTGCGCTCGACTTTTGCAGAGTATGGTCTGGGCACTTCGACAGGGATTGACCTGCCAAATGAGTCCACAGGTTATCTTCCTGACAAGTTTACCTTTGCCAACTATCTGACCAATTCGTTCGGTCAGTTTGACAACTATACAACGCTTCAGCTGGCCCAGTATGCCTCAACAGTAGCTAATAACGGCAAGCGTGTGGCTCCACATATCGTTGAAGGCATTTACGGCAACAGTGACCAAGGAGGACTCGGTGATTTGGTGCAGAAAATTGACACCAAGGAGCTGAACCAGGTCAATATCTCTGACGAGGATATGAGCATTATCAAGCAAGGCTTCTATCAAGTGGTTCATGGCAGCAGTGGCTTTACGACTGGCCGGACTATTTCTCAGGGAGAGAGCGTGCCAATCAGTGCCAAGACTGGTACGGCTGAGACCTTTGTGGACAAGGGCAAGAAAGAAGCCATCAATACCAATGTCGTGTCCTATGCACCGAGTGAGAAGCCGCAGATTGCGGTGGCGGTAGTGTTCCCCCACAACACGGACCTGTCCTCTACTGTCAGCCACAGTATCACTCGCGATATAATCAATCTTTACAATCAACAACACCCTATGAATTAG
- a CDS encoding transposase has product MHIHYNTNQTTLPLEISSFLPQDHIVFTIEKDVNAVDDSHFHAFYHAFGRPSYHPKMLLATLLFAYSQGIFSGRKIGVEPVFGQIKACLGYKRCNLRGKRQVKIDMGLVLMANNLLKYNKRTVQH; this is encoded by the coding sequence ATGCATATTCACTATAACACAAATCAAACAACTTTACCACTTGAAATTAGTTCTTTCTTGCCTCAAGACCACATCGTTTTCACCATCGAAAAGGATGTCAATGCAGTAGATGACAGTCACTTCCATGCCTTCTATCATGCCTTCGGTCGCCCGTCTTATCACCCTAAAATGCTTTTAGCTACTCTTCTATTTGCATATTCACAAGGGATTTTCTCTGGACGAAAAATTGGTGTGGAACCTGTCTTTGGTCAGATAAAGGCTTGTTTGGGTTACAAGAGATGTAACCTGAGAGGCAAGCGTCAAGTGAAAATTGACATGGGATTAGTGCTCATGGCTAATAACCTCCTTAAATACAATAAGAGAACGGTTCAACATTAA